Genomic DNA from Nonomuraea rubra:
GGATCGCGGCACAGGCCGACCTGCTGAGCTGGCCCTCGGCTCTGCTGCTCGCCGTCGCCATGTGGGTGGGCTTCCCGCTCATCCTGCTCACCGGCTCGGTGCTGTGGGAACGCGTCCCGGTGGTCACCGCCGTGCTGCACGCCGGGGACTGGCTACTGAAACTGCTGCTCGTGGGGGCCGTGCTCGGCCTCCTGCACTGACAACCCGAAGGGACCACCTGATGAACACCGACCCCACGAAGCCCGGGCCGCTCGACCGCGAGTTCACCGCCGCGCTGCAGCAGAGCCCGGCCAAGGGCGGATGGACCTATGTCGTCATGGCCGGCTCGGCCGCGTACTTCGGCACCCGCGG
This window encodes:
- a CDS encoding DUF1761 domain-containing protein; translation: MLALGITLAAVAAFITSSVYYAVATPFERRRLGAAAPDRGRPAPWKAAVELLRTALLAGVFAWIAAQADLLSWPSALLLAVAMWVGFPLILLTGSVLWERVPVVTAVLHAGDWLLKLLLVGAVLGLLH